The nucleotide window CTGAACGGGGTTCTTACCGAGATGGCCGCGCCGTACGGCCTCGTTGAGCGCGGTCCGGAAGGTGCGGTGCACCTGGTGAGCGGTCGCGGCCTTGCTGCCGTTGGCCTGCATCTTGGCGTAGAAGACCTCGATGTGCTCCGGGTTGAGCTTGTCGAGACGGTGGGCGCCCAAGCCGGGGATGAGGTGCCTCCGCACTGCAACGCCGTACCCGACCATGGTGTTGTCGTTGACGGCGAGGGGCGCCACGTTCTCGATCCAGTGCGTCAGCCACGCCGTGACCGTCCACGGCTTGCCCGGCTTGCGCACGGTCTTGGCGTCCCGCTGCTTCTCCAACTCCCTTACTGCATCGGCGACTTCGGCGCGGGTCTTGCGCTCGACGTGGCGACGGTCGGGCTTGCCGTCGTCGCGGGTGCCGACGGTGACGCGGCCGTGCCATTTCCCGTCCTTGCCCTGGTAGATGGAGGATCGGCCGTTGGGCTGGCGGGTGCGCTTCTTCTCTTCTGCCATGTGTACTCCTCAGGCGGCCGGGGCGATGGTGATGGTGGCGGTGGGGTGCTGCTGCTTCATGCGGCGGCGGGTAACGAACTCCGGCACGGCGTCGGCGGGGACCCTGCGGAGGTGGCCGACGGTGATGGACTCCAGCTCTCCAGCACGGATGAGCCGGTAGCAGACGGTGCGGCCGATCTGGAGGCGGCGGGCGGCCTCTTCGACGGTGAGCAGAACGAGGGTGGGGTCGATGGCATCGGCGAGTTGGGCCGTGTCCATGCGGGTGACTCTCCTTCGTCGCATGACGGCGGGGGCTCTCGCCCCCCTCTCAGGAGTCCGCTACATCCGCTACATCCGCTACATCGCAGGTCAGAGGGGGTGTTTGGTGTAGCGGATGGCGGCGATGTAGCGGCTACGGCGTCGGTGCGGGCGCGTGGCCGTAGCCGCTACATCGGGGGTTTGCCGCTACGGCCTCAGGTGCTTTGACCTGGGGCGTAGCGGCTGTAGCGGATGTAGCGCTTCTCAGAGGCGGGGCGGGGGCGGGCAGTAGCGGGCCCACGCGTCGGTGAGGTCGTCGGCGTAGAAGCCCTTGAGGACGCCGCCGCTGGTTCGGATGTTGCGGGAGGCGATGGGCTCGTTGTCCGCCGTCATGTACTCGCCGAGCATCTTGGACAAGCGCCGGTTGTCGAGCGGGCGGCCGCCCAGGTCGGCCCACGGGGCGTCGTCGAGGGCGTTGAGCCGGTCGAGGATGGCGACGGTGGGCAAGCGGTCGATGCCGATGAGGACGTGGTCGCGCAGGTCGGTGAGCAGGCGGATACCGAGGCTGCCTTTGTCGTTGGCCTGTGAGGCTTTGACCAGGGCCACGCACGCCTCCCGTGCACGGCGCGGCCATTCACCGCCGACGACGTCCGCGATGGCGAGGAGGGGTTCCCACACGTCCGCCGGGCGGTCGGTGACCCCTTCGGGCATGTCCGGCCACGCTCCCATGACGAACCCGCGTGCTTGTTCGGCCCACTCTGCGAGGCGGTCGCGCAGCTTGTTGCCCTCCGGCTCGTGCAGTCCGGCGCGGAAGGGTTCGACGTGTTCGTTCCGGGCGCGGCGGCGCATGCGGATGATGACGGAGCGGGTCAGGATCGTGTCGGGCAGGGAGCCGAGTCCGGCGACGGCGAGCGCGGTGTAGGAGGGGAAGGGGGTCACGGTCTGCTGGTCGCCGACGCACCTGTATGTGACGCCCTTGCGGCGGTGGCCTGCGTTGATGAACCCGCGTAGCTCCTCGTTGTCGCCTGCCTTCGGGCCGAAGACGGTGTCGATCTCGTCGAAGAGGATCGTGGGCCGCCCGTTGGGGTCGGATACCGACCGGAAGAGGGCGGCGGCGGACGCGTTCACGGCGACCATGGGGCGCGGTACGAGGGTTTCCACGATCTCCAGCGCCCGTGACTTCCCGGAGCCGGGTTCCGGGGACAGGAAGGCGATGCGGGGCGTGGAGTCGAAGCAGTCGATGAGGTGGGCGTGCGCGTCCCACAGCGCCACGGCGACGTAGGCGGCCTCGTGGGGGAAGACGTTGAAGCGGCGGTGGAAGGCTTCCACCCCGTCGAGCAGTGCGGCCCCGTTGATGGTGGCGGTCATGCGGCGGCCCTTCCTTCCTGGGTGGTGCGGAGCGGGCAGGTGTCGCGGTGGGCTTCGTGGGCCTCGATCAGGGCGAGCACGCGGCCATAGCCGACGGCACTGCGGTCCCACCCGCACAGGCACTTGGAAGTGGCGGTGGGGGTCGCGCCGCGCGGCACGACGATGTGCAGCCATCCGACGGGGTATCGGCCGTCGCCCTGCGGCGGGTCAGAGCGAAGGGCAGTTCGGGCGCCCTTGCGGGCGGCGCCTTTCGGCTCGCCCACGGCCGTCTCGCGTGCGGCCGGTTCAGCGGCATGCGGGGTCGTCGTGGTGGGGGTGATGCTCTTCAAGGGGGGATGGCGGCGGGTGGTCATGCGGCTTTCCGTCCGCGCTGGTTGTGGGCGATGGACCAGTTCAGGGCGCTGCGCAGAGTGGAGCGGCACTCGGCGGCGGTGAGTCCGACGGCCTCGCCAGCCCCTTGAAGAGCCTGCTCGACCACGTGTCGGGGGAGGTCGCCCCATGCGACGAAGCGTCCCAGGGCGCGCGCCGCACGGAACAACCTCGTTGCCCGCTCGCCGACTTGGGCCCCGGTGACGTTCCGCGTCTCATTCGCGAGCGCTACATCCGCATATCGGCGAGATTGCGCCGTTACGGGCCCTGAAGGGGTCTGTGCGGGCTTGGGGGCGGGTTTCAGGATGCTCAGCAGCCACGCGGGGAGTGAGGCCGCCACAGGGCCGCCTACGGCCTCGTAGGGTCCGGCGGGGGTGATGCTGCCCGCTGCGACGACGTAGCCGCCCCATGCGCGAGTGTCGACCAACTTGCCGATGGTGCCTGCCGTGTTGGCCAGCCGCACCCCGGTCGGGGTGGTGAAGTACAGGTGCTCCCCGCCGCTCGCGGTCCGCGTCCGGTAGGTGGCGGGGACTGGGTGTCCGGCGCGCTCGCAGAGCGCCCCGAAGGTTGTCGCGCCGTCAGGCGTGTCCGAACTGCTGTTGTCTTTGGGCATGTCGAGGTCGACGACGACCAGAGCGGACGGGCCGGTCGCGATGCCCACGTTGTACGGGGCCCGTGCCCACGTCGCGCGGATCAGCTCGGGGTCGGTGGTGGCGCGCTGCTCCCACTTCCGGTGCCCGGCGGTGCAGGGTCCGGTACGGGGGCATGCGGCCTCGCCGTGGAGGGCGGGGCGCTTGGTGCCGGGGCGCAGCGGGAAGACGTGCCACCCGCGCTCGGCCGCGTCGAGAGCGGCGCGCAGCAGCACTCGCCGGGGGTCGGTCGGTTGCGTCATGCTGGGAGATCTCCAGTTCCTTGATGGGTGACTGGCTGGACAAGGGCGGCCCCGACTTCATTGGCGTGAGGGGGGCCGCCCTTGGCGTAGCTAGGTGTTCTTGGAGCGGGCGAGCTTGAAGGTGATGCCGCCGACGCCGATGGGTCCGGCGGTGGTGGCGATGACGGTGATGGCGTGGGCGGTGGCGTCGAGGAGGGTGCAGAGCGCGAGGACCAGGCCCCAGGTGCCGAACGCGGCGGCTCCGGCGACGCCGAAGGTGATCAGGACGCGGCGCCATGGGATGCCGGTGTGGTCGGGGCTCTGGACGACGATGACGACGGGGGCCCCGGTGGTTTCGGCGCGGCGCCAGTCGTCGGCGGGTATGTGCGGGGCGATGATCCCTGGCGGGTCACGGTGCGACATGCGGAATCCCTTCTCTGAGTGGTGCAGGGAGGCGGAAGCACCCCCTGTCGGGAGGCCTCTGGAGGGGGGTTTCAGGGGCGTTGACCTGCGAGCCTCCCTGACTCCCTGAACGATCATTCGTGCAGGTCAGGGGCAGGGAGGCAGGCCAGGGAGGGGGTGAGGGAGTTCTCCCTGCATCCCTGGCCCGGCGGAGGTCCCTTCCCTGTCATCCGGAGGCGGAAGCGGAACCGTCCTCGGGCCGGTTGGCGAGGGCGCAGGCGAGGCGGTCGCGGCCGACGACCATGACGCCGTCGGACTTGTACGGCTCGGCGCCGGTGCCGTCGAGGACGCGCTTGAGGTCGATGAACGACCACTTGCCGTAGGCATCCGCGTTCAGGGCGGCGAGCCGCTTGAGGACGTCCTGCGTGCGCACCCGCGCCGCGTCCCCGACCACAGCGGCGATGTCGGCGAGCGGGTCACGCTCCTCACCCCGCTCGATGGCGTGGAGGGTGGTGACGCCGTCGCGCAGGGCCTTGGCGCGGTCGGTGATGGCTTCGGCCGCGTCGTCGTCGATGTAGTGCGTGCGCACAGTGATGGCGGCCTGTCCGGCCGGGATGTCGATACCGGAGGAGGCGACGACCAGGGTTCCCTGGTCCAGGCCGGGGCGCAGCATGTTGGGGGCGGCGCCGCCGTCGACGGCCTTGTCCCCGAGTGCCATGCGGGCCTGGGACTCGGTGCCGAGCGCGAGGGAGGCGCGGGTGTGGGCGCCCTCGCGTACGAGCTTGGGAAGGTTCTGGTCGGTGGGGTCCTGGGTGCCCTGCCACATCAGCACGTTCACGGCACGGCCCTGGTTGTGGATCTTGCGGACGGCCATGAAGTACCGGGAGTTGGACTTGGAGCCGCCGTAGGGGCGCTTGTCCTCGTCCTTGACCGGGCACATGAACGCCATCTGCGCTTCGTCGACCAGCACGATCAGCGCCGGGAAGGTGGTGCCGGGCGGGGCCTGGATACGACGGTTCATCTCGTCCACCGCGCCCTCGACCATCTCGGTCACCTGAATCACGTGCTCATCCGTCGGGCCCTGGATGAGGGTGGTGGCGAGTCCGTCGAACATGGCCCAGTCGCCGACGCCCTTGAGATCGCCGATCAGGAACTGAACCGACCTGTCCAGCGCGACCCACAGCGCGAGGGCGCGCAGAGCGACGGTCTTGCCCTGGTTCGACAGACCGGTGATGAGCAGGTGGCGCTGGTAGAGGCTGAGGGCGGCGGCATCCCCGCGCAGGTCCTGCCCCCACGGCGCCTTGCCCTTGGCGTAGTCGGCGGTCATGGTGTCGTCGGTGACCAGCGGGGAGGGGCCGATCGGCTCGTCCAGCGCGCCGGAGTCGGCGACCCACAGCCGCACCGTGCGGGCGGCCTGCGGGATGGTGATGAACACCTCGTGTTCGTGCCGGGTGAGGTTCTCGGCGAGCTTGCGCCGCTTGCCCTGGACTTCGTTCGTCGACACGCCCGAGGGAAGGGTGACGTCGACTTCCACGCCGCAGCCGGCGATCCGGATCGGCCCCAGCATGGACGCGCCAGCGTCGCCCATCTCCTTGATAGCGTTGCGCAGCGCGGGCACCCCGAGGTCCCGCAGGGCCTTGACCACGATCGACGGGGTGATCGGCTCGCCCTCGCTCGACCGGGCGTTGGCCGGGAGCGCCCACTGCGGGGCGGCTTGCTGCTTGCTGCCGACGGCCCACAGACCGAGCAGGGCGAGGAACGGGCCGATCGTGAGCGCCGGGCCCCACACGATCTGCACGATGCGGATCAGCAGGGCGATGAAGTCGATGGTGGCCGACAGCGGCCTGATGACGTCGCCGATGTCGCCGTTGTTGATGGCCATCACGACCCCGAGCGCGACCAGCACACCGATGCTCATACCGGCGCCGACGGCCACGCCCTTGGCGGCCTCCACCGGGGAGTGCAACAGGTCCATGCGGCGGTGGTGCCGGGCGGCGCGGAAGCGCTGCAACCGCTCCTCCCACTCCTCCGCCGCTTCCAGGTTCCCGGCGGCCTCGGCGGCGCGGATCATCCGCTCGTAGCGGGAACCGGTCTTGCCGTCCCAGGTGCGGCGGGCCACGATCCGCCCGCCGTTGAACGTGTAGAGGCCGTGCCGGGCCACCGCCCGCGCCGTCGCCCTGGTCGACTCATGCGTGACCGCCGACTTCACCGCGCGACCGGAACGCACCCACAGCGGGGCGGGCGGCGTCGGCGGGGCGTCGGGGACGACGGTCAGCACCGTGGGCGCCGTGCTGTCAGCCGGGGGGTCGGTGGGCTTGTGGAGGTGGACGACGTTCTCAGACATGCTGGAAGTTCTCCTGACTGCCCCTTCGGGGGCGGGAGTTGAGGAAGAGATGCCGGGGTGGCCGTGTCCGTGGCAGGGGCGGCCACCCCGGTAGCGGCTGGTCAGAACCAGCGGGACGACTTCTTGGCGGCCTTGGCGCGGGCGGCCTCAGTGATAAGCCGCTGACGCTCGCCATACAGGGCCGTCAGCTCGGCGTTCAGCCGCGTCTCGACGGCGGAACCGATGGAGTCCATGCGGTCCTCGGCGCCGGTCGTGCTGCGGCCCCGGTGGACGTTGCGGGCGCCTTGGGCCATCGCGCGTGTCATCGCGAGGCGTTCACGGCTGGTCAGCGGCCACCACTCGCCCCGCCGCACCGCTTCCAGCTTCTTCACGGTCCGCTCGATCTCGCGATCAAGGCGGCGTACCTCAGAGTTACCCATGGTCAATGGCTCCCTTCGGACCCGTCCGGGTCGGGGTAGGCGCAGGGCACGCAGGTGCCGAGTGAGGTGGGCAGGCAGTAGCTGTAGGTCCCCTGGCACTTGGGGCAGGTGCGGCGGGCGAGCATCGCCAGAGCGAGCGCGCCCCACTTGCGCGAGGTCATCGGCCGCACCGGCTTGGCGAGGTCGATCCGGTAGAGGTAGGCGACCAGCGGCGGACGCCGGTGCCGCCCGCGCATGACCTGCGCCGCCACCTCCTGACCACCCGGACGCAGACCCATCGCGCGCAGTCCACGGCGGGTGGCATAGCCGTCCGGCGCGCACTTCCACGGGTAGGTCGGTATGCCGTAGCGGGACCCGGTCGGGTCGAAGAACGCGGCGTGCGCCACCATCAGGCCACCGCCTCAGCGGCCCGTTCGGCCTTGAGCGCGTCCCGCAGTGTGCGGGCGTTGGCCGGGGATGTGTGGACCGCGCGGCGAATGCCCTCAGCCGTGATCTGAGCGTCCGGCCAGTCGGCCGTCACCTGCCGTGCCTCAGCCAGCAGATCGGCCGCAGTCCGCTTCGGCCGTGCCGATCGAGCCAACTCGGGAACACGGCCAGTCGCCCGCCGGGCCGGGGTCGACTCGGCCGCCACCGTGCGCTTCTCGATCGGCGCCACCGGCGCCCGATCCACCACGGGGCCGATCGCCGGTACGGGCTTGAGCGGAAGAATCGACTTGCCCAGGTCGACCGCGACCGGATCGGGCACGGACAGCCGGGTCAACGTCACGGCCGGGGCCGGGGTCGATTCCCCCAGCTCAGCCATAGACCGTTTCCTTATGGTCTCGGTAGATTCCTCCGCATTTACCATCGGGGCGGGTGCGGGGTCTGTGGTGCCGAACATCGACCCCAGCGCGGCATCGGCGCCAGCGGTGACACGCTCGCGCTGGACGTCCAACAACCTCGATCCCAGTGCCACATCCCCGACCCCGACCCTGCGGGCCAGACGCCACGACTTGCGCTCCGACCAC belongs to Streptomyces graminofaciens and includes:
- a CDS encoding conjugal transfer protein encodes the protein MLATGVIGGIGTYSNIGHAYGKGTALGALAAGEGATAVLALVLLGLTMLGQSSPRVVRLGLWALPTAASAMGAMAAPDPGRTVIYALTPMGMSVSAEGMAFLARRIVVHTDGRDAENERRTADIVRALAYHRARAAHHPSDRVKKWSERKSWRLARRVGVGDVALGSRLLDVQRERVTAGADAALGSMFGTTDPAPAPMVNAEESTETIRKRSMAELGESTPAPAVTLTRLSVPDPVAVDLGKSILPLKPVPAIGPVVDRAPVAPIEKRTVAAESTPARRATGRVPELARSARPKRTAADLLAEARQVTADWPDAQITAEGIRRAVHTSPANARTLRDALKAERAAEAVA
- a CDS encoding RRQRL motif-containing zinc-binding protein, yielding MVAHAAFFDPTGSRYGIPTYPWKCAPDGYATRRGLRAMGLRPGGQEVAAQVMRGRHRRPPLVAYLYRIDLAKPVRPMTSRKWGALALAMLARRTCPKCQGTYSYCLPTSLGTCVPCAYPDPDGSEGSH
- a CDS encoding bifunctional DNA primase/polymerase, which translates into the protein MTQPTDPRRVLLRAALDAAERGWHVFPLRPGTKRPALHGEAACPRTGPCTAGHRKWEQRATTDPELIRATWARAPYNVGIATGPSALVVVDLDMPKDNSSSDTPDGATTFGALCERAGHPVPATYRTRTASGGEHLYFTTPTGVRLANTAGTIGKLVDTRAWGGYVVAAGSITPAGPYEAVGGPVAASLPAWLLSILKPAPKPAQTPSGPVTAQSRRYADVALANETRNVTGAQVGERATRLFRAARALGRFVAWGDLPRHVVEQALQGAGEAVGLTAAECRSTLRSALNWSIAHNQRGRKAA
- a CDS encoding FtsK/SpoIIIE domain-containing protein; amino-acid sequence: MSENVVHLHKPTDPPADSTAPTVLTVVPDAPPTPPAPLWVRSGRAVKSAVTHESTRATARAVARHGLYTFNGGRIVARRTWDGKTGSRYERMIRAAEAAGNLEAAEEWEERLQRFRAARHHRRMDLLHSPVEAAKGVAVGAGMSIGVLVALGVVMAINNGDIGDVIRPLSATIDFIALLIRIVQIVWGPALTIGPFLALLGLWAVGSKQQAAPQWALPANARSSEGEPITPSIVVKALRDLGVPALRNAIKEMGDAGASMLGPIRIAGCGVEVDVTLPSGVSTNEVQGKRRKLAENLTRHEHEVFITIPQAARTVRLWVADSGALDEPIGPSPLVTDDTMTADYAKGKAPWGQDLRGDAAALSLYQRHLLITGLSNQGKTVALRALALWVALDRSVQFLIGDLKGVGDWAMFDGLATTLIQGPTDEHVIQVTEMVEGAVDEMNRRIQAPPGTTFPALIVLVDEAQMAFMCPVKDEDKRPYGGSKSNSRYFMAVRKIHNQGRAVNVLMWQGTQDPTDQNLPKLVREGAHTRASLALGTESQARMALGDKAVDGGAAPNMLRPGLDQGTLVVASSGIDIPAGQAAITVRTHYIDDDAAEAITDRAKALRDGVTTLHAIERGEERDPLADIAAVVGDAARVRTQDVLKRLAALNADAYGKWSFIDLKRVLDGTGAEPYKSDGVMVVGRDRLACALANRPEDGSASASG
- a CDS encoding DUF3631 domain-containing protein — translated: MTATINGAALLDGVEAFHRRFNVFPHEAAYVAVALWDAHAHLIDCFDSTPRIAFLSPEPGSGKSRALEIVETLVPRPMVAVNASAAALFRSVSDPNGRPTILFDEIDTVFGPKAGDNEELRGFINAGHRRKGVTYRCVGDQQTVTPFPSYTALAVAGLGSLPDTILTRSVIIRMRRRARNEHVEPFRAGLHEPEGNKLRDRLAEWAEQARGFVMGAWPDMPEGVTDRPADVWEPLLAIADVVGGEWPRRAREACVALVKASQANDKGSLGIRLLTDLRDHVLIGIDRLPTVAILDRLNALDDAPWADLGGRPLDNRRLSKMLGEYMTADNEPIASRNIRTSGGVLKGFYADDLTDAWARYCPPPPRL
- a CDS encoding helix-turn-helix domain-containing protein, which produces MDTAQLADAIDPTLVLLTVEEAARRLQIGRTVCYRLIRAGELESITVGHLRRVPADAVPEFVTRRRMKQQHPTATITIAPAA